DNA sequence from the Juglans microcarpa x Juglans regia isolate MS1-56 chromosome 5S, Jm3101_v1.0, whole genome shotgun sequence genome:
GCCATGATTTATATGCAAGTGCTATATTTCGGCACGCAAATGACATCGTCATAGCTAGAGAGCACTTTGGCTACTACTACTCATTTACTTGACGTTGATTTTGGTGGGTGTATAGGTTAATATCAAAATTAGTATATGGTATTTTAGATTGAAGTGCGAGCTGTCCAGATTATTATATGGTTGTTTTAGTGAATTGTTTTGCTATAATATGGTTTGGgattatgggttttaattatttagatagaagttgtgtcaattGTCTTTTAACACTCagtgtatatttattttctatcaataggTGAAGAGATTTTTAGAGGTCgaattcaaggcatagataatatGATGCAtgagtcaggtaagcggagttcctatgctaggttttacacgaattattgagactgaggttgactttctgaaaactttacatattttgtgataaaatgagaacttgggaaaaactaacctcggtcgcttatttgcactactcatgcaatctgtacgaaaaatgaaaaatattttctgacatgcattgtatagacatgagctaaattttgtcatgttgtctctgaaatttgagaaagagtgatattgagaatctgagaaattgtgcattgatttggAAAGATACttcgacttttgttttcagtatgtgagaatgatctgattatgttttggtacactgtacttttattttgatatggcatctgaaaacctttggcatggtgtactgattttgtatctgactctgtctctgctctactctgtttgggttggtaccaacttctttgtctctgagtgcacccactttggaagcaaaatagttttattgtggtctttcctgtgtgcacacttggggctccaagaagaataagggaaagatttcactTCTATATCTAcccggtttggccaccggggatagcacaaccctaccatgggggtgaaacatggtttCTGTTCTGTAAGTTGCtatgttttgatgtgatgatgatgctcaggttatgttataCCAAAGTACtacgggttttacttgtcttaaaactatcattctgttacttttgaaaaacagGTTTTGTTCTACACGAtaactctgaaaaatattttttgttctgcatgctgtactttgtaaatgctcatgtttgcactctagcatatgtcatctgcttattgagttgttgataactcaacccctatcttcataatgtTTTCAGAttatgtggagagtccaactgaggacctggattagattggtgagcatgattaagctgagcagaggatgttaaaagaaggaatcctgatgtcctttagttttaatggctcttagatttaattatatcttaggtttagtaagacttatgaaattatcagtttggtttgttatgactactaGGAGATTGTTGACTCCttagtttacttttttttgttgcGGTAATGACTTTGTGGAGTTTCCAAAGTCTTTCTTTAGAAgacatgagattgagttttgttagtaaagtttttggagatttattttagttgtgttgagaaacatgtttataagtgacaggtagtaattctccaagccatcCAGGTTTGGgacattacaaatggtatcagatcctatcccaaccagaaatgtgggacttgagtcgtgccacctacaatggacaggcccgacgaggacgtcgggaatttaaagggggtagattgtgataccccatatgatatggataagattgggtggtgtatgggatctcacatttcttgggaaggagaagttcttgctctttataaagttctaatgtggctccaattgtatcattaactagttcTTTTaaagtataggccatgtggtttgggtcttctattGTGGCGTTATAAAAACAATCATATAATAATCTGGACAGCCcgcacttcaacccaaaataccatatactAATTTTGATATTGACCTATACACCCATCAAAGTTAACGtcaaacacaaataatcaaaatatcaacCCCACTTCAATGACCCCTAACTCCAAGCAATCACCAACAACTCaatcaaaacaacaataatgtaACTCCAAATAGTTTAACCTCCACTCCAACGGTCGTATAAAAACCCAAACAGTACAAAAACAACCACTACTCAATCCCCAGTATCCATTTGGTTTACTGCACGTCTAACCCCAAATAATCCAAAACTCCAAGACCATTCCAACACAAGGTGTTTGCTTACACACAAAAATGCCCGAGAACTCACGAACtacatatttcaaatattacatTGGAATGAAATAAACTGACTTGAAGTGAAAGTGTGTGTGCGTGCATAAGAAACCGAGAACGAGAATGGCCTACCCGCGAAAGCTAACTTCTCCAGTGATGGCTTCAACAGTTACACGGAAAACAAATTCGGGGACCCACAAAAACGCAATACCAAAAACCACAAAGCAAAAACAAATCTGCAAGTGATGAGAAAGAAAGGGTCGGCTGAGAGGGTTGTAGTTCAGATTCTTAAATGTCGaataaaagagagggagaaagagatacCTGTAGGCAAATGATTACCaagtggaagaggaagagacgCGTCTGAAGAGAAAATACCAACTGCAGAAAAAAGAGgtacgcgagagagagagaggcacatTAATCTGCAGAATTGGAGGGATGCAATAGAGTGAGAACCGATTTTTgagggaaaggaaaatggaggaaatttATGGCATGAGATTCGGACTCACGAAACAGAACCAATGAAAACAAGAGATGGAAATGGGAAGGGAAGTGGgtaacatgagagagagagatacggGGGAAACCAGAAaccgaaaaagagaaaagagggagAAAGAATCGGGTGAGAAAAGGTTGAGGAAGGAGGGAAACTTACCCCAAAAAAGCGTCGTTTCGCATTCCTCCAAGGAAAGGGCTGGGCCTTTGCGCACGTTCCGGGCCTCACAAACACGGGGCCTTACATCCTCCCCTTTACAAAAGTTCCGTCCTTGGAATTTGCTACAAGCTATAAAAATTCTCTTCAAACAGGTGAGGATACTTAACTCGCATCTCTTCCTCGAATTCCCAATATGCTTCGctgatagcatgattattccataATACTTTAACCAAAGGGATAGTTCGAGTCCGTAACATTTGCTTTTTCCTGTCCAAAATCCGCACTGGTTCCTCGGTGTATGTCATATCCTCATGAATCTGAAGGGGTTCATGATCTATAATGTAGGTGGGGTCATGGATGTACTTCCTCAATATAGACACATGAAACATGTTATGCACTCCCGAGAATGCCGGTAGTAGAGCCACCCTGTATGCCACTGGTCCAATTTaatcaagaatctcaaacggtccaatatatcttgggctcaacttacccttctttctgaatctcataactcctttcatcggTGTAATCCTAAAAAATACCTTATCTCCAATCTCAAACTCTAATTGGCGGCGGCgtttatctgcataactcttttgtcggCTTTGAATtgctttcattctagcccgaaTGGTATCTATCTTCTCTGTGGTTTGCTAAATAATCTCTGGCCctagaagtttcctttcacctacttcatcccaatacaatggagatctacaccttctgccatacaaaacctcgtagggtgccatcccaatgctagcctggaaactattattataagcaaactcaaccAATAGTAAATGTCGCATCcaagttcccttaaaatccatcacacaCGCCCTTAACATGTCTTCTAAAATCTGAATAGTCATTTCTGACTGTCCATCTGTCTGCGGGTGAAAAACagtactgaaacttaacttagtacccattgcctctTGTAAGTTTCGCCAGAACTTAGAAGTAAAATGAGGATCTCTATCCGACACTATAGATACcggtactccatgcaacctcactatcccCGCACATACAGCTCAGCTAGTTTCTccagtttataagaaactttaatgggcacaaaacgAGCGGTCATCGTTAagcgatccacaatcacccatatagcatcttgtccACTTAAAGTCCTCGGTAGACCTGTCACGATATCCATGGAGATATGCTCTCACTTCCACTCTAGAATCTGGAGTGGCTGTAATAATCATGCAGGTCTCTGATGCTTTGCCttcacctgttggcaagttagacattgttccacaaatttagcaatttctcttttcataccattacaccaaaaagactctctcaagtcccgatacatcttggtactccctgggtgaacTGTGTACAAAGAACGGTGTGCCTCTTCAAGAATTACcctttttagttcatcatcaGCAGGTATGCATACTCTACCTCTAAACCTCAAGACTCCATCCTTGGAAACACTAAAATTAGATTTGTCCCCGTTCTTGACTTCTTCCACTAGCTTCACTAACACTGAGTCCACTTTCTGAGCagcttttattttatctatcaAGGCAGGTTGAACTATTAAACTGGCCATGAAAGCGTTTGTATCACTAGTAATGACTTCAATACCGGCTCTTTCTACGTCCATTAAAAACCTATGCTGAGTGGTAAGGGCTGCAACTGTCGGTCCCATTGACTTCCTACTTAGGGcgtcggctacaacattagctttgcctgggtgataattaatggtgcaatcataatccttgatcaactcaagccaTCTCCTTTGCCttatatttaattccttttgggtaaagaaatatttcaaactcttgtgatccgtataaatttcacacttttccccatacagatagtgtctccaaagcttaagtgcaaaaatgactgcaGCGAGTTCTAGATCATGTGTTGGATAATTTTGCTCATACCCTTTCAGTTGGCGTGAGGTGtaagctataaccttcccatgttgtATCAGTACGCACCCCAATCCAAGCCTTGATGCATCGCTATAGACAACAAATCCACCTCTAGCCGTGGGGACTGTCAACACTGGAGCTGTCACCAATCTCTGTTTCAACTcctggaagctttcttcacactttgctgtccattcaaacttattatttttcctggtgaGTGCAGTGAGAGGAATTGCTATCCAGGAGAAGCCATCAATGAATCGACGGTAATAACCCGCCAATCCCAAGAAgcttctaacctcatgaacattTTTCGGCGCCAACCAATTAACCACTGCTTCCACTTTTCCTGGATCCGCTGAAATGTTGTCTTTCGAAGCTACATGCCCCAGAAACgtgattgaatcaagccaaaattcacacttcttcaacttagcaaacaactgtttatctctgagtgtcccaagtaccaacttcaaatgttcttcatgctcaATCCTGCTTTTGGTGTATatcagtatatcatcaataaaaacaaccacaaacttatctaaaaattcatgaaacacccaattcatcaaatccatgaatactgctggggcgtttgtcaggccaaaaggcatgaccaaaaagTCATAATGGCCATATCAAGTCCTGAAAGCCGTCTTAGCCACATCTTTTGCCatgatcttcaattgatggtaacCCAATCGgagatcaatctttgaaaatacctgagcatcctgaagctgatcaaacaaatcttttaTACGGGGTAacgggtacttattctttatggtcacccgattaagttccctgtaatcaatacacattctcatcgatccatccttcttcttcacaaagagaaCTGGAGCTCCCTAAGGTGACACACTGGGCCTAATGAAACCCTTGTCcaacaaatcttgcaactgtTCTTTGAGTTCCACTAATTCAGATGGCGCCATTCGGTAAGGTGCTTTCGAAAAAGGTGTCGTGCCTGTGACTAgttcaatagcaaactctacctcccgctTGGGTGGAAGTCCAAATAAATCTTCTGGGAAAACCTCTGGATATTCACACACCACATGTATCTATTCCAACTTCAACTCCTCTTTTGGTGCTTCTACCACACATGCTAAGAATCATTGACAACCATCACACACCAATTTTCCAACCTGAATGGTAGAAATGATGGGTGGAACCAACCTCACTCTCAACCCTGTGAAccgaaattcactttcttttgaGGGTATGAAAaccacttcttttttaaaacaatcaatactGGCGTGATAGGAAGCtagccaatccatacccaaaatcacatcaaacccaatcatGTGGAACACTATTAAATCTGCTGGCATCAGTCTTCCCTCTATAGATAGAGGGCATCCCGGTAAACTCTCACTACAGACTACCgaatttcctgttggggtcGCGACCACTAACTTGTGCTTCAACCTTTCAATTtctaaagtgcaaaatctagagtaagccgtggaaacaaaagaatgtgtcgctcccgagtcaaataacacaataacgttattagaaaacaaagaaagagtacCTGTGACCCCAAACAGTCTTATACATGAACCAAAATATTCAAAGCCTTAACCAAAACCAACCAAtagaagtaataataaaataaaatctttaaagCAAAACAAATGAGTCATACCAGTGATCACGTCATTTCTACCCTCAACCTCTCcaggtgttagtgcaaaaactCGTGCAGGCGCAGTAGGATGTTGGTTGCTGCCTCGTGCTAGAACTTCATTTCTCTGGGGTGGCGGTATGGTCGTCTTGTTGCTACCTAATTGCATTGGGTAGTCCCTAATGTAGTGTCTTGATTTACCGCAACGGAAATACAGTCCTGCCCCTTTTCTGCACTCTTCAGAATGCACTTGATTGCATGTCCTACACTGATAGGGCTGTTGGTTATCCTGAACCGGCCTTTTTCCCAAGCTATTaccttcattcctctttttccacaGTCCTTGATCCATGCTAGAATGGTATCCAGTAGGAGTCCTCTTCCTTTGTTCATGCAGTGCAACGCTTATTTGGAGGGTTCGCTAAAAAACTGTGGCCTTATTCACCATTTATGAGAAGCTCCGAATCTGAAAACCCACCACTTGCTCATAAAGTTTCTCATTCAGCCCTTGCTCAAATTAGCGagccttcttttcctcatcgggAATCAGATAAGTAGCAAAACGGGATAACTCAGTAAACCTGGCTGCATACTGGTGTACCGTCATTGCTCCATGCACCAATGTGACaaattccatagccttgtcatCATGAACTAAGCTAGGGAAGAAGCGCTCAAAAAAGATCTGCTTGAAATGCAGCCAACTAACTATCTTTGTCCCCTCTACTTCTCTGATAGTCCTTTTAGAAATCCACCACCTCTTCGCCTCCCCGGTTAGCTTGAATATGGCGTACGCCACCTTCTGTTCATCTGTACAGGTTAGGACCCGcaaaatctcctcaatgtcCTGAATCCAATTCTCCGCCAGAGTTGGAtcgcctctcccatcaaataaagGGGGCTGCATTCAATTGAATTGCTATATGGTACAACCCCCATCAATATAGTTACATTGGCGTCCCGAGGGATTCTgcacaaggtcatcaattaatAGATGTGCAGCTGCTCGTAGTACTTCGgaagcactcgggtttgcttccctttcaTTCTTGTTTGCATTCAAGTTCGAAATACTTCGTTCTcgacgacgaggtggcatcctgacaaaataGCTCGGATCtttaataattgttttaaaaatagagTTTATATGAACATAATTACTTAGTGGTATTcgtaaaacaaaacatatatattatacttcaaaattataagaatacctataaaagagagaaaagaagtacGCACAATGGTAGTAATAGTCAATCTCCAAAATCTAATACCTTACCCCATCTAATTATTTAAGAAGACcccataattaaaataaacctTAATCAACATGAACTTAGTTCATAGACCGGTGAAATCCTACACCTCAAAGTCAATCCTAAAGTCTGCGAATTCTAAGACGTCCCACACCTACAATATTCAACCCTATTGTTCGCTCCACTATCAcaataaatctgaaaatgatttcttaaacACTATCTATACTCTGAAATCTTACATACTATAGTccgcagaatctcaaacctggctctgataccaaatgtaacgctccaatggaaggttcaaaccacatggcctatactccaaaaggactagtcaacgatacaattggagccccattagaactttataaagagcaagaacttctcattcccaagcaatgtgggatctcatacaccacccaACCTTATcgatatcatatggggtatgaCAGTTTTAGTGAGTTGTTTTGCTATAATATGGTTTGggattatgagttttaattatttagatagaagttgtgtcaattGTCTTTTAACACTCagtgtatatttattttcaatcaaTAAGTGATGAGATTTTTAGAGGTCGAATTCAAGACATAGATAACACGCtacaggagtcaggtaagcagggttTCTATACTAGGTTttacacgaattattgagactgaggttgactttctgaaaactttgcatattttgtgataaaatgagaacttgggaaaaaccaacctcggtcgcttatttgcactactcatgaaatctgtacgaaaaaggaaaaatattttcttacatgcattgtgtagacgtGAGTTAAATTTTG
Encoded proteins:
- the LOC121267127 gene encoding uncharacterized protein LOC121267127, with the protein product MDIVTGLPRTLSGQDAIWVIVDRLTMTARFVPIKVSYKLEKLAELVALLPAFSGVHNMFHVSILRKYIHDPTYIIDHEPLQIHEDMTYTEEPVRILDRKKQMLRTRTIPLVKVLWNNHAISEAYWEFEEEMRVKYPHLFEENFYSL